CGTAACTCATGATTGACAGTTGCGGTGAGTTGACCGACGACAGCAAATTTCTCTTTCTTGATCAACTCTTCTTCCAGCCGATGACGGGTTTCCAATTCGGCTTTGAGGGCATCAGTAAAGCGCTCATTTTCCAGGCACAGGTGTAGCGTCTTGCGAAAATTCTGCATCACCGGTGATAACACCCGATCAAGGCGTACCTCCAGTTTGGGAGATTCTCGGGAAAACAACAGTATTGTGTGATGTTCGTCCACAGGAAGCCGCAGTCCGGCGCTATAATGTGTTTCTTTGCCAAATACAGATTGGATTGTTGTACTGTCCTCAAACACGCCGGCTTCACCGCACAATAATTCAATGGGCAGCTCAAGGTGTTGTCCGATTTTATTGCGCACGGCACCGCCACCAATCGCAAATTGCAGGCGGGCGAGAATGTATGGCGGTGGATTTTTCGTGTCTGTTTCAGGGCGTGCTATATCGGAAAAAAAAACGCCGCTCGAAAACGGCGTATGGTAGAGCAATCGTTGTAGTGTCTTGGTGACCAGCGGTTCTACGCGGGTTTCACCACCAGTGACCAGGGCGAGATCATATAAAACTTGTAAAACCTGCTCTCGCTTCATTCTTATCTACAGGGCACCGCGGCGATCGTGGCATTGTGAAACAAGGGATAGCTGTCCTGTTTTGATCCGCCGATTTCTCCCAGGGATAAGGCGCCGATGACGTGTACCGGTGCTATCTTATCTCTTAGTTCGGTGAGTTCCTGGGAGGATGATGCCCCCAAATGCATACGTCTACCCGCGCAGTAAAACACCATGAGGGCATCGGCATTACGTGAACTCAGCTGGTTTTGAATGCTGTCGGTAGTATCGGGGCTGTCCGCTGGTATTGCTTTCATGAGTGTCAGCATCGAGTTCTCCGGAACTTCACCCACGCAAAACAATGCGCCATCGTCATCCATTCCGACGGGTATCCGTATCAATGCCTCACCATCGGCTTTGACGATGCCAAACGGATAGTGAACGCCAAAGTCGTAAAAGTTATCTTTGTTGATTTCCAGATTGTATTGTTTTGCCGCCAGTTCCTGATAAACCTCAAATGCGGGGCGCCAGTCGATAGTGGATATACGGTTACCCATGGTGGAGGTGGCCGGCATCTCTTTTTCCATATACCGGTAGTTGTGTTCCACAATCGCGCCGTCGCTATTCGGTATGAGCATCATCAATGCGGCATTGGCAATAAAGCGATCATTATTGAACAGGCAGGGAATGGACTGGAATGTTTCGCTGCCGACATTGCTGCCCATGTATTTCACGTCATCTCCCCATTCCAGATACAGGGCGTCTATGACCGAAGCCACATTGGGAATCATGCCATCAAATAACATTAGCACCGAATTGGTGTCCGAATTTTCATCGATTGGAAATTTTTCAGTAATTAACGCGGCGATTTCTGTGGCGTCAGCTTGCTCAGGTATACTGATCAGGCTGTTGGTAGGCATCTTGGGCAGCAGCATGTACAGGGCGCCGGTATTATTCATCACGCCGTCGACAATGACTTCGGGAAATACGCCGCCCACCACAGGAAAGTTGTTCGCTTTTGCTGCCTGTTGTACGCGTGAGATAGAATCTTTATCTCGCTCTGCTACGTAAACTAGCGCACCGCCTTGCGGATGTTTACTCGACCATTCTTGCAATAACGCGTTTATGGCGTTTTCATCGTTTTGATCCAGATATCGATATTCCATTGCATTCTCCCGGGGAGTTTAATGGGTTCGGTGTCGTTAACAACGCTGTTTAGATTATCTTATTACACAGATTATCGACGCGAATTGTGAGCATTTACAGCGAATAAACAATTGTTTACTAAATAAGCGCGGGTTGCGGGCCTGTTTGTTGAGGCTACTTTCTATGGTCTATCTGAGCTAGAATAAGCGCCTTCTTACATGATATTGATTTCCTTCAATTTGACGCCTAAAGCCTATACCCGTTTGCTTGTTTTATTGTCTTTAGGCAATGCCTTGCCTGTGCTCGGCGCCATTGAGGCAACAACGATATGTCATCAGTTGCAGACTCCTGAGAGTCAACGACTGATACTCCAGGCACAGCAAATCGATTCCCAATCTGCCACCGACAACATGTTGCGAGGAGATGTGTTTGTCGGCTATCAAGGACAAGAGCTGTTTGCGCAGGATTTGAGCATCGATACGAAGACGCATATTGCTAAAACCGATGGCGAGTTTCGTCTACAAACCAGAAATCAAAAAATTTCCGGTGAACATGCGGTCATTGATCTGGATCAACAAAAAGTCACGGTTGAAAAAGTTGCCTATACCACGTGTATGTCAGACAAAAGTGAGTGGTCGTTGACTGGTGAGGACTTTACACTGGAGCAGCAGCAGAGTTTTGCCAGTGCCTACCATGTAAAACTGCGAGTGTTTGATGTGCCGATTGCCTATTTGCCCTATATCAGTTTTTCACTGGGGGAGCGGAAAAGCGGACTGCTGGCCCCCGAGTTTGGTAATTCCAGTCAGACAGGCGCGGACCTCGCTGTTCCGTATTACTGGAATATTGCGCCCAACTTCGATAGTACGATTACGCCACGCTATATGCAGAAACGCGGATTGATGTTGATCGATGAGTTCCGCTATTTAGGTATGGATAACAGAGGTAAGTTGTTGCTGGAGTTCATGACTCACGACTACGAAATGAAGACTTCTCGCGCCTATGCGCAATACGAGCATGAACAAAACATTGGCAACTACAGCCATTGGCGCACGCAAGTTTCGCATGTCACCGATACGCTATATTTTCATGATTATGGCACCAGTCTCGCGGGCGTCAGTCGGATCGCATTACGTCGATATAGTGAGTTCATGGGCGCGGGTAGTCGTTGGCAGCTACGGGCTTACGTGGATGATTACCAAAGTCTAAACAGTCAAGCAGAACCCTATCGCAGTCTGCCATTTGTGAACGGTATCGCCTATTACGCGCTGGGTCTGTTACAGGGTAGTATCGAGGGAAATTATCGCCTGCTCCAGCACAATGTTTTGGCGTCGAAGCAGATGGGGAATATTCGACCGCGTCTTTCATTCCTGGTTGATCGTGATCCGGGATTTTTACACCTGCAGGGTGGGCCGGACTGGTTATGGGCGCATTCCGCAGAAAACGGCATGGCGCAAACGCAAACGCCCTTTTTGAGGCTGGATGGCGGACTAAATTTCGACAGAATCAGCTCGGAAAGACTGGAAACCTTGCGACCACGAATCTTCTATTTCTGGCGACCATATGTGGATCAGAGTGAATTGCCGCAGGAGTTTAGCGCTGAAGCTGAATTCAGACCTGAAGCCTTGTTCGCTGAAAATCGTCTGTCTGGCAGTGAGTCATTGGCCGATGACCATCGCATCAGTATCGCGCTGGACTACCAGGCGGGATCGCTGCTGAGTGGTCGGCAGTGGCTAAACTCACGTCTGGCGCATTCCTATCTGTTAGCGGATCAACGCATCGGTGTAACGGAAGCTTTACTGGGAAAACAAGGAGATAATGTCTCCAGCCTGGAATTTGACTGGATACCGTCCGAAACCCTTGGAATACATGTCCTGGCCTTGCAAGATTGGCAAAAAGCGCAAGCCGGTCAGCTCCATTTTCGGGTAAAATACCGGGCCGAAGAGGAAGAGGCGAGTGTGACCTTCCTGGATTATGCGGATGGGAAGCAGATATTGACAGGTGCTCTGATCAAGAACGTCGGCCAGCAGTGGCGCCTGTTAGGTAAATCCACTTGGGACCCACAGCGTCAGGAAATGCAGGAACTACTCACCGGAATAGAGTTCCAAAATTGCTGCTGGCGCGTTCAGTTAACTGGCAAAGCCTTTCGTCGCGCACCTGATGTTGCGATGGACTATCAGGCAGGGCTATTGCTGGAACTCAAAGGTCTAACCGATATTGGAAAAGATAAATTTGATGAAATTAGAAAAAGTAGTTTCTAGGTGTTTGCTGGTGACGATGGTTAGTCTCGGCACCGTGCAGAGTTTGCATGCAAAAAGCGGCGATCTGGAGTTGTTGGACCGAATTGCGGCTATTGTTAACGACGACGTCATTACAGTGAATGGTCTTGAGCGCCAAGTTGAGCGCGTTCGTCAACAGATACGTCAACAGCAAACCATCGCGCCTCCCGTCAATGTGTTGCGTCGCCAGGTGCTGGAGCGCGAAATCAGCAAACATTTGCAGTTGCAGTTTGCACGCAATACCGGGATTTTTGTCGATGACAATGCATTGAACAGCACGATAGAAAATATCGCCGCGCAAAATAAAATGGACATACGCGAGTTTCGCCAGGTGCTCGAGAGCGATGGCGTTGCCTTTGATCAGTTCCGTGAAGATGTTCGCGATGAAATGATAATTGCCCGTTTACAGCAGCGGGAAGTTGTCAGTCGTATCTTGGTGACTGAACAGGAAGTAGAGAGTTTCATCGCAACGCAACAAGTTCAGGGCGCGTCTGATTCGGAGTTTCATATTTCCCATATTCTCATTGCGCTGCCCGAGGCCGCCAGTCCGGAAGTGATCGAGAAAAAGCGTAAACAGGCAGGAGAGATACTGAAAAACCTGCGCAAGGGTGCAGACTTTGCGCAAACGGCAATCAGTAGTTCAGATGGACAGCAAGCCTTGAAAGGTGGCGACCTCGGTTGGCGTCGTTCCGGGCAATTACCGACCTTGTTTTCACGTTTGTTACCACAAATGAAAAGCG
This DNA window, taken from Gammaproteobacteria bacterium, encodes the following:
- the lptD gene encoding LPS assembly protein LptD — encoded protein: MILISFNLTPKAYTRLLVLLSLGNALPVLGAIEATTICHQLQTPESQRLILQAQQIDSQSATDNMLRGDVFVGYQGQELFAQDLSIDTKTHIAKTDGEFRLQTRNQKISGEHAVIDLDQQKVTVEKVAYTTCMSDKSEWSLTGEDFTLEQQQSFASAYHVKLRVFDVPIAYLPYISFSLGERKSGLLAPEFGNSSQTGADLAVPYYWNIAPNFDSTITPRYMQKRGLMLIDEFRYLGMDNRGKLLLEFMTHDYEMKTSRAYAQYEHEQNIGNYSHWRTQVSHVTDTLYFHDYGTSLAGVSRIALRRYSEFMGAGSRWQLRAYVDDYQSLNSQAEPYRSLPFVNGIAYYALGLLQGSIEGNYRLLQHNVLASKQMGNIRPRLSFLVDRDPGFLHLQGGPDWLWAHSAENGMAQTQTPFLRLDGGLNFDRISSERLETLRPRIFYFWRPYVDQSELPQEFSAEAEFRPEALFAENRLSGSESLADDHRISIALDYQAGSLLSGRQWLNSRLAHSYLLADQRIGVTEALLGKQGDNVSSLEFDWIPSETLGIHVLALQDWQKAQAGQLHFRVKYRAEEEEASVTFLDYADGKQILTGALIKNVGQQWRLLGKSTWDPQRQEMQELLTGIEFQNCCWRVQLTGKAFRRAPDVAMDYQAGLLLELKGLTDIGKDKFDEIRKSSF
- a CDS encoding peptidylprolyl isomerase, translating into MVSLGTVQSLHAKSGDLELLDRIAAIVNDDVITVNGLERQVERVRQQIRQQQTIAPPVNVLRRQVLEREISKHLQLQFARNTGIFVDDNALNSTIENIAAQNKMDIREFRQVLESDGVAFDQFREDVRDEMIIARLQQREVVSRILVTEQEVESFIATQQVQGASDSEFHISHILIALPEAASPEVIEKKRKQAGEILKNLRKGADFAQTAISSSDGQQALKGGDLGWRRSGQLPTLFSRLLPQMKSGDISDLIRSPSGFHIIKLNEMRRGEQHIVTQTLSRHILIKPSALITETEAISRLRNLRNRILDGDSFEELARSHSEDRVSASDGGSLGWSNPGTMVPQFEAVVDQLKKNQISEPFQSAFGWHIVQLLDRRELDNSEEYQRNQARDFIRERKTEENRDTWLRQLRSEAFVEIKIEDRL
- a CDS encoding FIST C-terminal domain-containing protein; the encoded protein is MEYRYLDQNDENAINALLQEWSSKHPQGGALVYVAERDKDSISRVQQAAKANNFPVVGGVFPEVIVDGVMNNTGALYMLLPKMPTNSLISIPEQADATEIAALITEKFPIDENSDTNSVLMLFDGMIPNVASVIDALYLEWGDDVKYMGSNVGSETFQSIPCLFNNDRFIANAALMMLIPNSDGAIVEHNYRYMEKEMPATSTMGNRISTIDWRPAFEVYQELAAKQYNLEINKDNFYDFGVHYPFGIVKADGEALIRIPVGMDDDGALFCVGEVPENSMLTLMKAIPADSPDTTDSIQNQLSSRNADALMVFYCAGRRMHLGASSSQELTELRDKIAPVHVIGALSLGEIGGSKQDSYPLFHNATIAAVPCR